A genome region from Acinetobacter lwoffii includes the following:
- a CDS encoding IS701 family transposase, producing the protein MIRRIKHASTATCTLPIYMGFLMTEPNSISCTQLAETYNISHDSVNRFLEREDYTPHDLYQESIQHIDNNKLIVSIDDTVLDKPYSQHMDLVSYFWSGKHHRSVKGINLITLYATDQNGQNIPINFRIYDKSESKTKNDYFMDMLSEVLSWGAKIQFITGDSWYSSTGNLKTIRKYGIRFMFGIDCNRKVSPEKGQWFQLRLLPDFHQGQVVWLKDFGFVQLFKTQLKEQQRFYIVHQDEDDLLSFEGFHELHSSHWKIEQYHRVIKQVCHIEKFQVRRSKLILNHIFSALMAYVEIQKNQFERIFENVYRWQKKLFRPVIKNFIDDFILDKNHLLPQRIYK; encoded by the coding sequence GTGATCAGACGAATTAAACATGCTTCTACAGCAACTTGTACATTACCCATTTATATGGGCTTTCTCATGACAGAACCGAACTCTATTAGCTGCACACAACTTGCCGAGACTTATAATATCTCGCATGATAGTGTAAATCGCTTTCTAGAGCGTGAAGACTACACACCTCACGACCTATATCAAGAATCAATTCAACATATTGATAATAATAAACTTATAGTCAGCATTGATGATACTGTTTTAGATAAACCATATAGTCAACATATGGACTTGGTTAGCTATTTTTGGTCAGGCAAACACCATCGATCCGTCAAGGGTATTAATCTCATTACCTTGTATGCGACAGATCAAAATGGTCAAAATATTCCAATTAATTTCCGAATTTATGACAAATCTGAAAGTAAAACCAAGAATGATTACTTTATGGATATGTTAAGTGAAGTACTCAGTTGGGGTGCAAAGATTCAATTTATTACAGGTGATAGTTGGTATTCATCGACTGGAAATCTAAAAACCATAAGAAAATATGGTATTCGATTTATGTTTGGTATCGACTGTAACCGTAAGGTTTCCCCAGAAAAAGGACAATGGTTTCAACTGCGTTTATTGCCAGATTTCCATCAGGGTCAAGTGGTCTGGCTCAAAGATTTTGGCTTTGTACAATTATTTAAGACTCAGTTAAAAGAACAGCAGAGGTTTTATATTGTGCATCAAGATGAAGATGATTTATTGTCCTTTGAGGGTTTTCATGAATTGCATTCAAGTCATTGGAAAATAGAGCAATATCACCGGGTGATTAAACAGGTTTGTCATATTGAAAAGTTTCAAGTAAGACGATCTAAACTGATTTTGAATCATATTTTTTCAGCCTTGATGGCCTACGTTGAGATACAAAAGAACCAGTTTGAGCGGATCTTTGAAAATGTATATCGTTGGCAGAAGAAATTATTTAGACCAGTTATCAAAAACTTCATTGATGACTTTATTCTCGATAAAAATCATCTGCTACCACAGAGAATCTATAAATAA
- a CDS encoding Mu transposase C-terminal domain-containing protein, whose product MVPDYENSGGKGQKRAIGDKKIGRPRIYELNEGKNVTEQVELYFKQAIEEYLVPVKKQSINETYLRFKNLFSKHFHQVQAADIPTYAQFYYFYNKRYRNKNNSKEILKNQKTLKDHKPLTSTATKHANGPGARYEIDSTIADIYLVSSRDPSQIIGRPTVYIAIDVFSRMITGLYVGMENSSFNTAIQCLSVAIQDKVTFCQSYGLQIQAEDWPIYGLPSAILADRGELIGYQIELLEKNFSVRIENAPPYRSDAKGIVERAFGIIQSRFKSYDNIGVVSGFKEKKKGGHDYRLEACLTLEEFRKIILSCILLRNNFDVLTKYDRSADMPTDLPSIPLKLWQWGLQHRTGMLRQVDNKSLYVGLLPRIDASLSDKGLKVKGLVYQCLEMHQQGWFIRNTTKSRPKKLRIGFDPYSVNTIYIFYDENKLEYWEAHLNDTSRQYQHLTWWEAEQIQKAIKTVEKQHSQLKSVAISELQDFTDNIIKSAQSRRAQAGVHQLSNAQRTRNIRQNKQEAMQMERAEHLQNRPVNSIRTINPNKDNTQIPPSQTSNLDLTSQPDLMRQLFEEDDEE is encoded by the coding sequence TTGGTACCGGACTATGAAAACTCAGGTGGAAAAGGCCAAAAAAGAGCTATAGGTGATAAAAAAATTGGCAGACCACGCATTTATGAATTGAATGAAGGTAAGAATGTCACTGAACAGGTTGAATTATATTTTAAGCAAGCCATCGAAGAGTATTTAGTTCCTGTCAAAAAACAATCCATTAACGAAACTTATCTTCGGTTTAAAAATTTATTTTCTAAGCACTTTCATCAAGTGCAAGCCGCAGATATTCCAACCTATGCCCAATTCTATTATTTTTATAATAAGCGATATAGAAATAAGAACAATTCCAAGGAAATTCTGAAGAATCAGAAAACTCTGAAAGATCACAAACCTCTGACTTCAACAGCGACCAAGCACGCAAATGGTCCTGGTGCACGTTATGAAATAGATTCAACAATCGCTGATATCTACCTTGTATCATCACGAGATCCATCACAGATTATTGGCAGACCTACCGTATATATTGCTATCGATGTATTTAGCCGGATGATTACTGGGCTTTATGTCGGTATGGAAAACAGCTCATTTAACACAGCCATACAATGCCTCAGCGTCGCAATCCAAGATAAAGTAACATTCTGTCAGAGTTATGGCTTACAAATACAAGCGGAAGACTGGCCGATTTATGGTTTACCTAGCGCCATACTTGCAGACCGCGGCGAACTAATTGGCTATCAAATTGAACTTCTTGAAAAAAACTTTTCTGTTCGAATTGAAAATGCACCACCGTATCGAAGCGATGCCAAAGGTATTGTGGAGAGGGCTTTCGGAATCATTCAGTCACGCTTTAAATCCTATGATAATATCGGTGTTGTTTCTGGATTCAAGGAAAAAAAGAAAGGCGGACATGATTATCGGCTAGAAGCGTGCCTGACTCTGGAAGAGTTCAGAAAAATCATATTAAGCTGCATCTTGTTACGCAATAATTTTGATGTCTTGACGAAATATGATCGCAGTGCCGATATGCCAACTGACCTGCCATCTATTCCTCTTAAGCTCTGGCAGTGGGGCCTACAGCACCGCACTGGGATGTTAAGACAAGTGGATAACAAATCACTCTATGTGGGCTTGTTACCTAGGATCGACGCCTCCTTAAGTGACAAAGGACTTAAAGTCAAAGGATTAGTCTATCAATGTCTGGAAATGCATCAACAAGGCTGGTTTATTCGTAACACAACCAAATCTCGCCCGAAAAAGTTGCGGATTGGTTTTGACCCATACTCAGTAAATACCATTTATATTTTTTATGATGAAAATAAATTGGAATACTGGGAGGCTCACTTAAATGATACCTCACGTCAATATCAACATCTGACCTGGTGGGAAGCTGAACAAATTCAAAAAGCGATCAAAACTGTTGAAAAACAGCATTCGCAACTCAAGTCTGTAGCCATCAGCGAATTGCAGGATTTTACTGACAACATCATTAAGTCAGCACAGAGTCGGCGGGCTCAAGCGGGAGTTCACCAACTTTCTAACGCACAACGTACTCGAAATATCCGGCAGAATAAACAAGAAGCCATGCAGATGGAACGTGCGGAACACCTACAAAACAGGCCTGTTAATTCTATCCGGACCATCAATCCCAATAAAGATAATACTCAAATACCCCCATCTCAAACCAGCAATCTAGATTTGACAAGTCAACCAGATTTAATGAGACAATTATTTGAAGAGGACGATGAAGAATGA
- a CDS encoding AAA family ATPase — MNNNELTINTSIEDIYGDNPLITQLPPILDTKSVIKHLRGKLKFIPEQRFLPQPERIHLIAQLPHDFFQPLTKHLSLEQKISIMIRQGYVSRNINNGDRHRHLHAAFQQLEPSNESSYRYAPPESTATSMSIIGCSGSGKTTTMNKILRYYPQVIEHKELGLKQIVYLKIDCPHDSSLKNLCSNFFRAVDLALGDTNFEHRFTRSRLNVNAMLQQMKIIANNYSIGLLIIDEIQHLNTKKSGGAEIILNFFVTLVNVASIPIVMIGTPKANEILQEDLRSARRSAGLGSLIWEPMRNEAPTPDPSTPDQMIISEWHAFTNKLWQYQWVQQPAELTDELRATWYYYTQGIPDLVVKLFCLVQIHAITIGLEKITSELFKKVYEEQLQPVHDILDALRSGNPARIARYSDLTIPQVQIEEYVEQHRFKAALKTEKQHKDLGPHYSTLIGMLTALGHPAATIEPHVTSALKKYPNENLQVLLQHILEVLDSPVAEDKFKQHQTTTPARKPRTSRKVMKAEEWKSTEATDLRNFFSQAQEQDVDVYELLKSSHYLFDPTRPILH, encoded by the coding sequence ATGAATAATAATGAACTCACGATTAATACATCAATAGAAGACATCTATGGGGATAATCCTCTCATTACTCAATTACCGCCCATTCTTGACACGAAGTCGGTTATTAAACACCTACGAGGGAAACTAAAATTTATTCCAGAGCAGCGTTTTTTGCCTCAACCAGAAAGAATTCATCTAATTGCTCAACTGCCTCATGATTTTTTCCAACCACTCACCAAACATCTATCCCTTGAACAAAAAATTTCTATCATGATCCGGCAAGGTTACGTGAGTAGAAACATCAATAATGGTGATCGACACAGGCATTTGCACGCGGCTTTTCAACAACTAGAACCTTCAAACGAAAGCTCTTACCGCTACGCTCCTCCAGAATCGACAGCCACTAGTATGTCTATTATAGGATGTTCTGGGAGTGGGAAAACGACCACGATGAACAAGATTTTGCGTTATTATCCGCAAGTGATTGAGCATAAAGAACTGGGGTTAAAGCAAATTGTTTATCTTAAAATTGATTGCCCTCATGATAGCTCTTTAAAAAACTTATGCTCAAACTTTTTTAGAGCAGTAGATTTAGCATTAGGAGATACTAACTTCGAGCATCGTTTTACCAGAAGCCGCTTAAATGTAAATGCAATGCTGCAGCAGATGAAAATCATCGCAAATAACTATTCAATTGGACTTTTAATCATTGATGAAATCCAGCATTTGAATACAAAAAAATCTGGCGGGGCTGAGATTATTCTTAATTTCTTTGTCACCTTGGTGAATGTCGCATCCATTCCGATCGTGATGATTGGGACACCCAAAGCCAATGAAATTTTGCAAGAAGACTTGAGATCAGCTAGACGCAGTGCAGGATTAGGCTCTTTAATCTGGGAACCTATGCGTAATGAAGCCCCTACTCCCGATCCTAGTACTCCCGATCAAATGATTATTTCTGAATGGCATGCTTTTACAAACAAGCTATGGCAGTATCAATGGGTTCAACAACCAGCTGAACTGACCGATGAATTAAGAGCCACTTGGTATTATTATACGCAAGGTATTCCGGATCTAGTGGTTAAGTTGTTCTGTCTGGTACAAATTCATGCAATCACCATCGGTCTGGAAAAAATCACCTCAGAATTATTTAAAAAAGTCTACGAAGAACAATTGCAGCCAGTCCACGATATTCTAGATGCACTGCGTTCAGGCAATCCTGCACGTATTGCACGGTATTCTGACCTCACTATCCCTCAAGTTCAAATTGAGGAGTATGTTGAACAACACCGTTTTAAAGCCGCATTAAAAACAGAAAAACAGCATAAAGATCTGGGACCGCATTATTCTACTTTAATAGGTATGCTGACAGCATTAGGTCATCCCGCCGCTACAATAGAACCGCATGTCACTTCTGCATTAAAAAAATATCCAAACGAAAACTTACAGGTACTCCTCCAGCATATTCTGGAAGTATTAGACAGCCCTGTAGCAGAAGATAAGTTTAAACAGCATCAAACCACGACTCCGGCAAGGAAGCCACGGACATCTCGTAAAGTCATGAAGGCAGAGGAATGGAAAAGTACTGAAGCTACTGACTTACGAAACTTTTTCAGTCAAGCACAAGAACAGGATGTAGATGTTTATGAGTTATTAAAATCATCGCACTATTTGTTTGATCCTACCCGTCCCATTTTGCATTAA
- a CDS encoding TnsD family Tn7-like transposition protein: protein MISNFPIPYQDELIYSVIARYAVHNGILSPKYLTEELFNNRNLTPTYDLPSHIDTLASYLPDQYNALTLISQHTLLPIYQIFQTDTVMRHAMQALRSEQYQSLHTKLGKNASRIKSVSFFRFCPDCWQEQMEQYGEVYWKRSWQITGYEYCTKHKQPLFMSSIPCNGIDRKFYFAHLNALKDSSRLAFNPQDSRHHIELAELIEELLAHSTSISIPDFSTISDAYFLILKDSELLSGRKNINYEKVRQLVIEYWGESFLAYYQLADLDSENCWLKNILRKHRKAFSYLEHLILLKALVTEKNPIETYKQYIHLASMDLEEATTTVTICMDNKVDRTLSEDQKQWTKLILERPVKQARQQNSSLYARLYRNHKDWLLVINKSALTPPPSIPKPRIDWRARDRQFVKQLIKIRDELLEDLDSPQWTKKFFIRQLGSVSMIEKNWNFFPLTSVFLDRYAESVDCYQIRRLTRTYIRQQTENKDYPPSVFLRESGLSEQRLTPETRRFFKNIMGK from the coding sequence ATGATTTCGAATTTTCCAATACCATATCAGGATGAGCTGATTTACAGCGTAATTGCACGTTATGCAGTTCACAATGGGATTCTGAGTCCAAAATATCTCACCGAAGAATTATTCAATAACAGAAATTTAACACCAACTTACGATTTACCTTCGCATATAGATACCTTAGCCAGTTATTTACCAGATCAATATAATGCGCTTACTTTGATCAGCCAGCATACCCTACTCCCAATTTACCAAATATTTCAAACTGATACAGTGATGCGTCATGCTATGCAGGCATTACGGAGTGAGCAATACCAATCACTGCATACGAAATTGGGGAAAAATGCATCCCGGATCAAATCGGTGAGTTTTTTCAGATTCTGTCCAGATTGCTGGCAAGAACAGATGGAGCAATATGGAGAAGTTTACTGGAAACGTAGCTGGCAGATTACTGGATACGAGTATTGTACAAAGCATAAGCAACCGCTCTTTATGAGTTCTATCCCTTGCAATGGGATAGACCGAAAATTCTATTTTGCTCATTTAAATGCGCTGAAAGACTCTTCACGACTTGCATTTAATCCTCAGGACTCACGTCACCATATCGAGCTTGCGGAACTAATCGAAGAGCTACTTGCTCATTCAACATCCATTAGTATTCCAGATTTTTCGACTATATCAGATGCTTATTTTCTGATTTTAAAAGATAGCGAATTACTATCAGGCCGTAAAAATATCAATTACGAAAAAGTCCGTCAATTAGTCATTGAATATTGGGGCGAAAGTTTTCTTGCATATTATCAATTAGCAGATTTAGATAGTGAAAACTGCTGGCTGAAAAATATATTAAGAAAACATCGTAAAGCATTTTCTTATCTTGAGCACCTCATCCTATTAAAAGCTCTTGTTACAGAGAAAAATCCGATTGAAACATATAAGCAATATATTCACCTAGCATCCATGGATCTAGAGGAAGCCACCACAACAGTAACAATATGTATGGATAATAAAGTAGATCGAACATTATCTGAGGACCAAAAACAATGGACAAAATTAATCCTAGAAAGGCCTGTCAAACAGGCTCGCCAACAAAATAGCTCACTGTATGCTCGCTTATATCGCAATCATAAAGATTGGCTATTAGTTATCAATAAATCAGCTTTAACTCCCCCGCCTTCTATCCCTAAACCACGTATTGACTGGAGAGCTCGAGATCGACAGTTTGTTAAACAACTCATCAAAATACGGGATGAATTATTAGAAGATCTAGACTCCCCACAATGGACAAAAAAGTTTTTTATTAGACAACTGGGTTCAGTGAGTATGATTGAAAAAAACTGGAATTTTTTCCCATTGACTTCAGTCTTTTTAGATCGTTATGCTGAGTCTGTGGATTGTTACCAAATACGTCGTCTGACTCGAACCTATATTCGTCAACAAACTGAAAATAAAGACTATCCACCAAGTGTTTTTTTACGTGAATCTGGATTAAGTGAGCAGCGATTGACACCAGAAACACGTCGATTCTTTAAGAATATTATGGGGAAATAA
- a CDS encoding Tn7-like element transposition protein TnsE: MANLPFVCLPEATQYYSATQITHRGKTRFNIKTTMRNSEEKRFFHSKRPIESILLYHYKTPLSSVFPVRLVNHKLTQINLGFLNETNAENSTVNTHPTYRNRPCFSFQYHNPGDALEGWTIQLPKLVLARDLFFSHPYLLRAALFSERYTTDVLVDRDDTEAFHIFVAPNRKITAKDLKDPVFLKKLALILLHPELNQSFLSIYEKTIKNQAQSKAYDFDMDAPILKNIELDVDGCIYSDSKIFRIERINSFGNLETGIHKPVKFHFLSQKSFGQAKDILDKNQHTKKQTSQDKSKFDDEANADIDQEITQLKNIVGEIYTIEDLQISLNTSCSEINITRRNTSREALHEDQPFAGGEGEDEGTLPGFSIEAENNFTSSTYQDLSKMLKKIEGKGYKVKQIHNKSFIKYGRFRGHKLTNGQNRRFYVNLILDREDNELFYLCEIDTSDGKKNISTLLIPYDVNANKIFLNKTLESFKIAILSQSLSWPKDFINKVCNIQSYIMINHISKKDYIVSNTYHADWAQRILEKWKSIYDSP, from the coding sequence GTGGCTAACCTTCCATTCGTATGTTTACCTGAAGCAACACAATACTACAGTGCAACACAGATAACTCATCGTGGTAAAACTCGTTTCAATATTAAAACTACAATGCGCAATTCCGAAGAAAAGCGTTTTTTTCATTCAAAAAGACCAATTGAAAGTATCCTTTTATACCACTACAAAACACCACTGAGCAGTGTTTTCCCTGTACGTTTAGTCAACCATAAGCTCACTCAAATCAATTTGGGATTTTTGAACGAGACCAATGCAGAAAATTCAACTGTAAATACCCATCCGACATATCGCAATCGTCCCTGCTTCAGTTTCCAATATCACAACCCAGGAGATGCTTTGGAGGGGTGGACCATCCAATTACCTAAACTGGTACTCGCACGAGATCTTTTTTTCTCTCATCCATATTTACTACGCGCTGCATTATTTTCTGAAAGATATACAACAGATGTCTTGGTTGATCGTGACGATACCGAAGCCTTTCATATTTTTGTTGCACCAAACAGAAAAATAACAGCCAAGGATCTGAAGGACCCTGTTTTTCTAAAAAAACTGGCATTAATTTTATTACACCCTGAATTAAATCAATCTTTTTTAAGTATTTATGAAAAAACCATTAAAAACCAAGCTCAATCTAAAGCCTATGATTTTGATATGGATGCCCCTATCCTCAAAAACATTGAACTTGATGTTGATGGATGTATTTATTCAGACAGCAAAATATTTCGGATCGAACGTATCAATTCATTCGGAAATTTAGAAACAGGAATACATAAACCTGTTAAATTTCATTTTTTATCCCAAAAAAGTTTTGGACAGGCTAAAGACATACTAGATAAAAACCAGCATACTAAAAAACAGACAAGTCAGGATAAATCTAAATTTGATGATGAAGCTAACGCTGATATTGATCAGGAAATTACACAACTCAAAAATATTGTGGGGGAAATTTATACCATAGAAGACCTACAAATCTCACTAAATACTTCATGCTCAGAAATTAATATAACAAGACGAAATACAAGTAGGGAAGCTCTTCATGAGGACCAACCATTTGCTGGTGGAGAAGGAGAAGACGAAGGCACCCTTCCAGGATTTAGCATAGAGGCAGAAAATAATTTTACAAGTTCAACTTATCAAGACCTTAGCAAAATGCTGAAAAAAATAGAAGGCAAAGGCTATAAAGTCAAACAAATTCATAATAAGTCTTTCATAAAATATGGCCGATTCAGAGGGCATAAATTGACTAATGGTCAAAATCGCCGATTTTATGTAAATCTAATACTCGACAGAGAAGATAATGAGCTTTTTTATTTATGTGAAATTGATACCTCTGATGGAAAAAAGAATATTTCCACATTACTGATACCATACGATGTTAATGCAAATAAAATCTTCCTGAACAAAACCTTAGAATCTTTCAAAATTGCAATTTTGTCACAGTCTTTAAGTTGGCCAAAGGACTTTATTAACAAAGTTTGTAATATCCAGTCATATATAATGATTAACCATATTTCGAAAAAAGATTACATTGTATCAAATACTTATCATGCAGACTGGGCGCAGCGTATTCTAGAAAAATGGAAATCTATATATGACTCACCATAA
- a CDS encoding phosphohexomutase domain-containing protein: MTKLTCFKAYDIRGKLGTELNEEIAYKIGRAYGQIYQPKTVAIGCDIRLSSEGLKQATIRGLNDAGVNVLDLGMTGTEEVYFAAFHLDVQGGIEVTASHNPMDYNGMKLVRENARPISADTGLKEIQALAESGQFLEVSQKGHTEKYNILPEFIDHLMTYIDPAKIRPMKLVMNAGNGAAGHVVDALEQKFQQLQIPVEFVKIHNKADGNFPNGIPNPILIENRDSTRDAVIQHGADMGIAWDGDFDRCFLFDEKGQFIEGYYIVGLLAQAFLLKQSGEKIVHDPRLVWNTLDVVEQYQGITVQSKSGHAFIKDVMREHNAAYGGEMSAHHYFRDFAYCDSGMIPWLLAMAVLSETGKSLSSLVEEMIAKFPCSGEINFKVADTQATIQKLFDHYADQQPEIDQTDGVSLNFGSWRFNVRASNTEPLLRLNIESRRDHHPRPMQDYVDELTQLIQGEA; this comes from the coding sequence ATGACCAAACTGACTTGCTTCAAAGCCTATGACATTCGCGGCAAACTCGGCACCGAGCTCAATGAAGAGATTGCCTATAAAATTGGCCGTGCTTATGGACAGATTTATCAACCTAAAACAGTAGCCATTGGCTGTGATATTCGACTCAGCAGTGAAGGCTTAAAACAGGCGACCATTCGCGGTTTAAATGATGCTGGGGTCAATGTGCTGGATCTCGGCATGACCGGGACTGAAGAAGTTTATTTCGCGGCCTTCCACCTCGATGTACAAGGTGGAATTGAAGTCACTGCCAGCCATAATCCGATGGACTATAACGGCATGAAACTGGTGCGTGAAAATGCCCGTCCGATTAGTGCAGATACAGGCTTAAAAGAAATCCAGGCCTTGGCCGAATCAGGGCAATTCCTTGAAGTTAGCCAAAAAGGTCATACGGAAAAATATAATATCCTGCCAGAATTTATCGACCACCTGATGACCTATATCGATCCGGCAAAAATCCGCCCGATGAAACTGGTGATGAATGCCGGTAATGGTGCCGCAGGTCATGTGGTGGATGCGCTTGAACAGAAGTTTCAACAGCTACAGATTCCGGTTGAATTTGTCAAAATTCACAATAAGGCCGATGGTAACTTCCCGAATGGTATCCCGAATCCAATTCTGATTGAAAACCGTGATAGCACCCGTGATGCGGTCATTCAGCATGGTGCGGATATGGGCATTGCTTGGGATGGCGACTTTGACCGCTGCTTCCTGTTCGATGAAAAAGGTCAGTTCATTGAAGGTTATTATATTGTTGGGCTTCTTGCGCAGGCATTCCTGCTGAAGCAGTCTGGTGAAAAAATTGTCCATGACCCGCGTCTGGTCTGGAATACGCTGGATGTGGTGGAGCAGTATCAGGGAATTACCGTCCAATCAAAATCAGGGCATGCCTTCATTAAAGATGTCATGCGTGAACATAATGCGGCTTATGGCGGGGAAATGAGTGCCCATCACTATTTCCGTGATTTTGCTTACTGTGACAGCGGCATGATTCCATGGTTACTGGCTATGGCAGTACTGTCTGAAACAGGAAAATCCTTATCTTCTCTCGTGGAAGAAATGATCGCCAAGTTCCCATGTTCAGGTGAAATTAATTTTAAAGTGGCCGATACCCAGGCAACCATCCAAAAACTTTTCGATCATTATGCCGATCAGCAACCTGAAATTGACCAGACCGACGGCGTCAGCCTGAATTTTGGTAGCTGGCGTTTTAATGTGCGTGCATCCAATACTGAACCATTATTGCGTTTGAATATTGAAAGCCGCCGTGATCATCATCCACGGCCGATGCAGGACTATGTTGATGAGCTGACCCAGCTGATCCAAGGCGAAGCTTAA
- a CDS encoding beta-1,6-N-acetylglucosaminyltransferase: MNFIYGVICHQLTHSLVFLVNELLKSPHSIILIHVDQKADLAPFHTQFGQHDQVYFLADRTDVRWGSYSQIEVMLKLLQEAQKYDYGYFFFLSGDDIPLCSNTARELFLEKEYQKQTEFVGHDDLADDVEQRVNVLYLPIMYQKAKSPLFQLLNRWALWYCRHFRKQDISHLPKLYKGSNWITLTDQAVTFILDYLEANPDYAKTFKSSLCADEIFFHTIIYNSHFQQRIYHAQHRIEDCETGLRYIDWDSGPDYPRTLDESDFDKMKQSGMLFARKMNTNITVDILEKHFS; the protein is encoded by the coding sequence ATGAATTTTATTTATGGGGTTATTTGTCATCAACTTACCCATTCACTGGTTTTTCTGGTGAATGAGCTGCTGAAAAGTCCTCATAGTATTATTCTTATTCATGTCGATCAGAAAGCCGACCTTGCCCCATTTCATACTCAATTCGGACAGCATGATCAGGTATATTTTTTAGCAGACCGGACAGATGTACGATGGGGCAGCTATAGCCAAATTGAAGTCATGTTAAAACTCCTGCAGGAAGCGCAAAAATATGATTACGGCTATTTTTTCTTCCTGTCCGGAGATGACATTCCTTTATGTTCCAATACAGCAAGAGAATTATTTCTAGAAAAAGAATATCAGAAACAGACCGAGTTTGTGGGCCATGATGATTTAGCAGATGATGTGGAACAACGGGTGAATGTCCTTTATTTACCGATTATGTATCAGAAAGCTAAATCACCATTATTTCAACTCCTGAACAGATGGGCATTATGGTATTGCCGGCACTTTCGTAAACAGGATATTTCTCATTTACCTAAACTATATAAAGGTTCAAACTGGATTACTCTCACCGATCAGGCGGTGACATTTATTCTGGATTATCTGGAAGCGAATCCGGATTATGCAAAAACCTTTAAATCTTCACTCTGTGCAGATGAAATCTTTTTCCATACCATTATTTATAATTCCCATTTTCAGCAACGCATCTATCATGCCCAGCATAGGATAGAGGATTGTGAAACAGGGCTAAGATATATTGACTGGGATTCCGGGCCGGATTATCCAAGGACTTTAGATGAATCTGATTTTGACAAAATGAAGCAGTCAGGCATGCTGTTTGCGCGAAAAATGAATACAAATATCACAGTGGATATACTCGAAAAACATTTTTCATAA
- the galE gene encoding UDP-glucose 4-epimerase GalE has translation MAKILVTGGAGYIGSHTCVELLNARHEVIVLDNLCNSSSESLSRVEKLTKKSLTFVEGDIRDSQLLDQVFQQNSIDAVIHFAGLKAVGESQQIPLAYFDNNIAGSISLVQAMQRAQVYKLVFSSSATVYGEDNPSPYQEDMPLSMPNNNYGYTKLVVEQMLEKVAIADERWSIALLRYFNPVGAHKSGQIGEDPLGIPNNLMPFVTQVAVGLREKLSIFGHDYDTADGTCERDFIHVVDLAKAHVLAIQNRLNHQGCRAWNIGTGQPVSVLTLKDTFEKVNQIQIPFEFAARRAGDLASFYADNARAVKELGWTPEYGLEDMLADSWKWQKQNPKGYGS, from the coding sequence ATGGCTAAAATTTTGGTCACAGGTGGGGCAGGCTATATTGGTTCACATACCTGTGTAGAATTGTTGAATGCCAGACATGAGGTAATTGTACTTGATAATCTGTGCAATAGCTCCTCCGAGTCCTTAAGCCGAGTAGAAAAGCTGACCAAAAAAAGCCTGACCTTTGTGGAAGGCGATATCCGGGATAGCCAGTTACTCGATCAGGTCTTTCAGCAAAATTCGATTGATGCGGTAATTCATTTTGCCGGTCTTAAAGCAGTCGGTGAAAGCCAGCAGATTCCATTGGCTTATTTTGATAATAATATTGCCGGTTCAATTAGTCTGGTTCAGGCGATGCAGCGCGCACAGGTGTATAAACTGGTCTTTAGCTCTTCCGCCACTGTGTATGGTGAAGATAATCCTTCTCCATATCAGGAAGATATGCCCTTAAGTATGCCGAATAATAATTATGGCTATACCAAGTTGGTTGTTGAGCAGATGTTAGAAAAAGTAGCAATTGCAGATGAACGTTGGTCCATTGCCTTGCTACGTTATTTTAATCCGGTCGGCGCGCATAAAAGTGGACAGATTGGTGAAGATCCATTGGGTATTCCCAACAATCTGATGCCTTTTGTGACTCAAGTTGCGGTAGGTCTGCGTGAAAAGCTGTCTATTTTTGGCCATGATTACGACACGGCTGATGGTACCTGTGAACGTGACTTTATTCATGTGGTCGATTTGGCGAAAGCACATGTTTTAGCCATTCAGAATCGTTTAAATCATCAAGGCTGCCGGGCCTGGAATATTGGTACGGGTCAACCGGTATCGGTATTAACCCTGAAAGATACTTTTGAGAAAGTGAATCAGATCCAGATTCCATTTGAGTTTGCTGCACGACGTGCCGGTGATCTGGCAAGTTTCTATGCAGACAATGCGCGTGCAGTAAAAGAGTTGGGCTGGACACCCGAATATGGCTTGGAAGATATGCTTGCTGACAGCTGGAAATGGCAGAAGCAGAATCCCAAAGGATATGGATCATAG